The following proteins are encoded in a genomic region of Nocardioides renjunii:
- a CDS encoding aldo/keto reductase, giving the protein MQTRTLGTQQVGAIGLGLMTFDQTGTQPRQQLVDTVSAALDAGVTLFDTADAYGPGDEKGAGAQGENERLIASILDELGVRDRVLLATKGGHVRTEGGGWDTDSSADHLRSAVDESLQRLGVEQVALWQHHRPDPKVPYDEVIGTLAEIADSGKVAHIGLSNADPDQIRAAHAVLGERLVSVQNQFSPKFRSSRPEIEVCEELGLAFLPWSPLGGLSDAKELAEKHPAFAEIAGERGVSAQQVALAWELAQSPVVIPIPGAKRPSSITDSAAAADIELSADEVSRLDAS; this is encoded by the coding sequence ATGCAGACTCGCACCCTCGGAACCCAGCAGGTCGGCGCCATCGGCCTGGGCCTGATGACCTTCGACCAGACCGGCACCCAGCCCCGACAGCAGCTCGTCGACACCGTCTCCGCCGCGCTCGACGCCGGCGTCACCCTCTTCGACACCGCCGACGCCTACGGCCCCGGCGACGAGAAGGGGGCCGGCGCGCAAGGCGAGAACGAGCGCCTCATCGCCTCCATCCTCGACGAGCTGGGCGTGCGCGACCGCGTCCTGCTCGCCACCAAGGGCGGCCACGTCCGCACCGAGGGCGGTGGCTGGGACACCGACAGCTCGGCCGACCACCTCCGCAGCGCCGTCGACGAGAGCCTGCAGCGCCTCGGCGTCGAGCAGGTCGCCCTGTGGCAGCACCACCGCCCCGACCCGAAGGTCCCCTACGACGAGGTCATCGGCACGCTCGCGGAGATCGCCGACAGCGGCAAGGTCGCGCACATCGGCCTCTCCAACGCCGACCCCGACCAGATCCGCGCCGCGCACGCCGTATTGGGCGAGCGGTTGGTCAGCGTGCAGAACCAGTTCAGCCCCAAGTTCCGCTCCAGCCGCCCCGAGATCGAGGTCTGCGAGGAGCTCGGCCTGGCCTTCCTGCCGTGGAGCCCGCTCGGTGGCCTCTCCGACGCCAAGGAGCTGGCCGAGAAGCACCCCGCCTTCGCCGAGATCGCCGGCGAGCGCGGCGTGAGCGCCCAGCAGGTGGCGCTCGCCTGGGAGCTCGCCCAGTCGCCGGTGGTCATCCCGATCCCCGGCGCGAAGCGTCCCTCCTCCATCACCGACTCGGCCGCGGCGGCCGACATCGAGCTCAGCGCCGACGAGGTGTCCCGGCTCGACGCCAGCTGA
- the katG gene encoding catalase/peroxidase HPI translates to MTDSQDNDVTESPQGVDRKAAAGCPVMHDSAAAEGSESENPAIDSPTPVAGGRPHSIRDWWPEQVDLSVLRAHSSKVDPLGEDFDYASAFASLDVDALKRDIAEVLTTSQDWWPADFGHYGGLMIRMSWHSAGTYRIYDGRGGAGDGGQRFAPLNSWPDNANLDKARRLLWPVKQKYGQKISWADLIVLAGNVALEDMGFETFGFAFGRQDVWEPEEIFWGPEDTWLGDERYTGDRELEESLGAVQMGLIYVNPEGPNGNPDPLASARDIRTTFARMAMNDEETVALIAGGHTFGKTHGNGNPDLIGPEPEGAPIENQGLGWISEHGSGKGEDTITSGLEVTWTDVPTQWSNRYFEILYGYEWELTESPAGAKQWVAKDAEAIIPGPTPDSPKRKPTMLTSDLALRVDPEYDKISRRFLENPEEFSLAFAKAWYKLLHRDMGPVTRYLGPWVPEPQLWQDPVPPVEGDLVGDDDVATLKAAVLDSGLSVSDLVSTAWASASSYRHTDKRGGANGARIRLEPQRGWTVNQPEELDRVLQVLESVRSDFNGRGGAQVSLADLIVLGGSAAVEKAARDAGVEVSVPFHPGRTDATQEQTDVDSFRVLEPRADGFRNYVRPGEKLQPEKLLVDRAYMLDLTAPQMTVLVGGLRALGANHGGSSHGVLTDRVGVLSNDFFANLLSPGTRWKASQDTENVYEIQDLATGDVKWTATAVDLAFGSHSQLRALAEVYASEDAREKFVRDFVTAWVKVMDNDRFDLHR, encoded by the coding sequence ATGACCGACAGCCAGGACAACGACGTCACCGAGAGCCCCCAGGGGGTGGACCGGAAGGCCGCGGCCGGCTGCCCGGTCATGCACGACTCCGCCGCCGCCGAGGGCAGCGAGAGCGAGAACCCGGCGATCGACTCCCCGACCCCCGTGGCCGGCGGCCGTCCGCACAGCATCCGCGACTGGTGGCCCGAGCAGGTCGACCTGTCGGTGCTGCGCGCCCACTCCTCCAAGGTCGACCCGCTGGGCGAGGACTTCGACTACGCCTCGGCCTTCGCCTCCCTCGACGTCGACGCCCTCAAGCGCGACATCGCCGAGGTGCTCACCACCTCCCAGGACTGGTGGCCCGCCGACTTCGGTCACTACGGCGGCCTGATGATCCGGATGAGCTGGCACTCGGCCGGCACCTACCGCATCTACGACGGGCGCGGCGGCGCCGGCGACGGCGGGCAGCGCTTCGCCCCGCTCAACAGCTGGCCCGACAACGCCAACCTCGACAAGGCCCGGCGCCTCCTGTGGCCGGTCAAGCAGAAGTACGGCCAGAAGATCTCGTGGGCCGACCTCATCGTCCTCGCCGGCAACGTCGCGCTGGAGGACATGGGCTTCGAGACCTTCGGCTTCGCCTTCGGCCGGCAGGACGTGTGGGAGCCCGAGGAGATCTTCTGGGGTCCCGAGGACACCTGGCTCGGCGACGAGCGCTACACCGGCGACCGCGAGCTCGAGGAGTCGCTCGGTGCGGTCCAGATGGGCCTGATCTACGTCAACCCCGAGGGCCCGAACGGCAACCCCGACCCGCTCGCCTCGGCGCGCGACATCCGCACCACCTTCGCCCGGATGGCGATGAACGACGAGGAGACCGTCGCCCTCATCGCCGGCGGCCACACCTTCGGCAAGACCCACGGCAACGGCAACCCCGACCTGATCGGTCCCGAGCCCGAGGGCGCCCCGATCGAGAACCAGGGCCTCGGCTGGATCAGCGAGCACGGGTCCGGCAAGGGCGAGGACACGATCACCAGCGGCCTCGAGGTCACCTGGACCGACGTGCCGACCCAGTGGAGCAACCGCTACTTCGAGATCCTCTACGGCTACGAGTGGGAGCTCACCGAGAGCCCCGCGGGCGCCAAGCAGTGGGTGGCCAAGGACGCCGAGGCGATCATCCCCGGCCCCACGCCCGACTCGCCGAAGCGCAAGCCGACGATGCTCACCTCGGACCTCGCCCTGCGCGTCGACCCCGAGTACGACAAGATCTCGCGCCGCTTCCTGGAGAACCCCGAGGAGTTCTCGCTGGCCTTCGCGAAGGCCTGGTACAAGCTGCTCCACCGCGACATGGGACCCGTCACCCGCTACCTCGGCCCCTGGGTGCCGGAGCCGCAGCTGTGGCAGGACCCGGTGCCGCCGGTCGAGGGTGACCTCGTCGGCGACGACGACGTCGCGACCCTCAAGGCCGCCGTCCTCGACTCCGGCCTGAGCGTGTCGGACCTGGTCAGCACGGCGTGGGCCTCCGCGTCGTCGTACCGCCACACCGACAAGCGCGGCGGCGCCAACGGTGCCCGCATCCGCCTCGAGCCGCAGCGCGGCTGGACGGTCAACCAGCCCGAGGAGCTCGACCGCGTCCTGCAGGTGCTCGAGTCGGTCCGCTCGGACTTCAACGGCCGCGGCGGTGCCCAGGTGTCCCTGGCCGACCTCATCGTGCTCGGTGGGTCGGCGGCGGTCGAGAAGGCCGCCCGCGACGCCGGCGTCGAGGTGAGCGTGCCCTTCCACCCGGGCCGCACCGACGCCACCCAGGAGCAGACCGACGTCGACTCGTTCCGGGTCCTCGAGCCGCGCGCCGACGGGTTCCGCAACTACGTCCGTCCCGGCGAGAAGCTCCAGCCCGAGAAGCTGCTGGTCGACCGCGCCTACATGCTCGACCTCACGGCGCCGCAGATGACCGTCCTGGTCGGCGGTCTCCGCGCGCTGGGCGCCAACCACGGCGGATCGTCGCACGGCGTGCTGACCGACCGGGTCGGTGTGCTGAGCAACGACTTCTTCGCCAACCTGCTCTCCCCGGGCACCCGGTGGAAGGCCTCGCAGGACACGGAGAACGTCTACGAGATCCAGGACCTCGCCACCGGCGACGTGAAGTGGACCGCCACCGCGGTCGACCTCGCGTTCGGCTCGCACTCGCAGCTGCGGGCGCTGGCCGAGGTCTACGCCAGCGAGGACGCCCGCGAGAAGTTCGTGCGCGACTTCGTGACCGCGTGGGTCAAGGTCATGGACAACGACCGGTTCGACCTCCACCGCTGA
- a CDS encoding Fur family transcriptional regulator, which produces MDDSEFEHLLRGADLRVTRPRLAVLRALRQHPHADTGSVLTAVRLEEPGVSHQAVYDVLGVLSESGLVRRIQPAGSPARYELRVGDNHHHVVCRSCGVVADVDCAVGVRPCLHAADTHGFVVDEAEVTYWGTCPACTAA; this is translated from the coding sequence ATGGACGACAGCGAGTTCGAGCACCTGCTCCGCGGCGCCGACCTGCGGGTCACCCGGCCGCGTCTCGCCGTCCTGCGCGCACTCCGCCAGCACCCCCACGCCGACACCGGCTCCGTCCTCACGGCCGTCCGCCTCGAGGAGCCGGGCGTGTCGCACCAGGCCGTCTACGACGTCCTCGGCGTGCTGTCCGAGTCCGGCCTGGTCCGCAGGATCCAGCCCGCGGGCTCGCCGGCCCGCTACGAGCTGCGCGTGGGCGACAACCACCACCACGTCGTGTGCCGCTCGTGCGGCGTGGTCGCCGACGTCGACTGCGCCGTCGGCGTACGCCCCTGCCTGCACGCCGCCGACACCCACGGCTTCGTCGTCGACGAGGCCGAGGTCACCTACTGGGGCACCTGCCCCGCCTGCACCGCCGCCTGA
- a CDS encoding DUF1540 domain-containing protein, whose amino-acid sequence MTTMNLPIVSSCSVDGCSYNHDHDCHAGAITVTGSAGAACGTFVHTADKGGVDAHGRVGACHRADCRHNDHLECTASGVDVGAGADPADCLTFAPA is encoded by the coding sequence ATGACCACCATGAACCTGCCGATCGTCAGCTCGTGCAGCGTCGACGGCTGCTCCTACAACCACGACCACGACTGCCACGCCGGTGCGATCACCGTCACCGGCTCCGCGGGCGCCGCCTGCGGCACCTTCGTCCACACCGCCGACAAGGGCGGCGTCGACGCCCACGGCCGCGTGGGCGCCTGCCACCGCGCGGACTGCCGCCACAACGACCACCTCGAGTGCACCGCCTCCGGTGTCGACGTGGGTGCCGGCGCCGATCCCGCCGACTGCCTCACCTTCGCGCCGGCCTGA
- the dnaB gene encoding replicative DNA helicase — protein sequence MSVAFEGDTDQAWGDGPAAYEPGESPRSAGDRTPPQDNAAEQSVLGSMLLSKDAIADVVDVIKGVDYYRPAHEVIHDAIIDLYGRGEPADPITVAAELQKRGELQRIGGAPYLHTLSANVPIAANAGYYAEIVRDKAILRRLVEAGTRIAALGYAGEGQIDDVVDHAQAEVYKVTDRRASVDYAPLSDIMSGVLDEIEAIGNREAGLYGVPTGFADLDDLTNGLHSGQMIIVAARPAMGKSTLALDFCRAASIHNNLTSCFFSLEMTRSEIMMRLLSAEAKVPLNHIRNGTMRDDDWEKLARKMGQVSGAPMFIDDSPNMTMMEIRAKARRLKQRHDLKLIVIDYMQLMSSGKKVESRQLEVSEFSRNIKLLAKELELPIIALSQLNRGPEQRGDKRPMMSDLRESGSLEQDADMVILLHRDDVYEKESTRPGEADLIVAKHRNGPTRDLTVAFQGHYSRFVDMAQG from the coding sequence GTGAGCGTCGCATTCGAGGGGGACACCGACCAGGCATGGGGCGATGGTCCGGCGGCCTACGAGCCGGGGGAGTCGCCGCGCTCCGCCGGGGACCGGACCCCTCCGCAGGACAACGCTGCCGAGCAGAGCGTGCTCGGCTCGATGCTGCTGTCCAAGGACGCGATCGCCGACGTGGTCGACGTCATCAAGGGCGTGGACTACTACCGCCCGGCCCACGAGGTCATCCACGACGCGATCATCGACCTCTACGGCCGCGGCGAGCCCGCCGACCCGATCACGGTGGCGGCGGAGCTGCAGAAGCGCGGCGAGCTCCAGCGCATCGGCGGCGCCCCCTACCTCCACACCCTGTCCGCCAACGTGCCGATCGCCGCCAACGCCGGCTACTACGCCGAGATCGTGCGCGACAAGGCGATCCTGCGCCGCCTGGTCGAGGCCGGCACGCGGATCGCCGCCCTCGGCTATGCCGGCGAGGGCCAGATCGACGACGTGGTCGACCACGCCCAGGCCGAGGTCTACAAGGTCACCGACCGTCGCGCGAGCGTCGACTACGCACCGCTCAGCGACATCATGAGCGGCGTCCTCGACGAGATCGAGGCCATCGGCAACCGCGAGGCCGGCCTCTACGGCGTGCCGACCGGGTTCGCCGACCTCGACGACCTCACCAACGGCCTCCACTCCGGCCAGATGATCATCGTCGCGGCCCGCCCCGCGATGGGGAAGTCGACCCTCGCCCTCGACTTCTGCCGCGCCGCCTCGATCCACAACAACCTGACGAGCTGCTTCTTCAGCCTGGAGATGACGCGCTCGGAGATCATGATGCGGCTGCTCTCCGCCGAGGCGAAGGTGCCGCTCAACCACATCCGCAACGGCACCATGCGCGACGACGACTGGGAGAAGCTCGCCCGCAAGATGGGCCAGGTCTCCGGGGCGCCGATGTTCATCGACGACAGCCCCAACATGACCATGATGGAGATCCGCGCCAAGGCCCGGCGGCTCAAGCAGCGCCACGACCTCAAGCTCATCGTCATCGACTACATGCAGCTGATGAGCTCGGGCAAGAAGGTCGAGTCCCGCCAGCTCGAGGTCTCGGAGTTCTCCCGCAACATCAAGCTCCTCGCCAAGGAGCTCGAGCTGCCCATCATCGCGCTGTCGCAGCTCAACCGTGGTCCCGAGCAGCGCGGCGACAAGCGCCCGATGATGAGCGACCTGCGTGAGTCGGGGTCGCTCGAGCAGGACGCCGACATGGTAATCCTGCTCCACCGCGACGACGTCTACGAGAAGGAGTCGACCCGCCCCGGCGAGGCCGACCTGATCGTGGCCAAGCACCGCAACGGCCCGACCCGCGACCTGACGGTGGCCTTCCAGGGTCACTACTCGCGCTTCGTCGACATGGCCCAGGGCTGA
- a CDS encoding GNAT family N-acetyltransferase, protein MPDPPALRRLETSRLVLRRRRPEEAATYRQLWTERDPRVPARRRIDTEGRPTIDDIREQVRAESSRSGLVVLAVVRRDTSEVIGYCGLFTVDGRPSDEPELAFELLRSVHGHGLATEAARAVVEWAEQAELPRLWADVWDWNTASRRVLDKLGFRETGAATAGEHGVSLTTVLELQPAPRRAARRAARPPGRPEHPPS, encoded by the coding sequence GTGCCCGACCCGCCAGCCCTCCGCCGCCTGGAGACCTCGCGGCTGGTCCTGCGTCGCCGGCGCCCGGAGGAAGCCGCGACCTACCGACAGCTGTGGACCGAGCGCGACCCGCGCGTGCCTGCTCGGCGGAGGATCGACACCGAGGGGCGGCCCACGATCGACGACATCAGGGAGCAGGTCCGCGCGGAGTCCTCGAGGTCGGGCCTGGTCGTCCTGGCTGTCGTGCGCCGCGACACGTCCGAGGTGATCGGCTACTGCGGTCTGTTCACGGTCGACGGGCGGCCGTCCGACGAGCCGGAGCTCGCCTTCGAGCTGCTCCGATCGGTGCACGGCCACGGCCTGGCGACGGAGGCGGCCCGCGCAGTCGTCGAGTGGGCGGAGCAGGCCGAGTTGCCCCGCCTGTGGGCGGACGTCTGGGACTGGAACACCGCGTCGCGTCGGGTCCTCGACAAGCTGGGCTTCCGGGAGACGGGCGCGGCGACCGCGGGTGAGCACGGCGTCAGCCTCACGACCGTGCTGGAGCTCCAGCCGGCGCCTCGTCGGGCGGCTCGTCGGGCGGCTCGGCCCCCGGGACGGCCCGAGCACCCGCCATCATGA
- a CDS encoding NADP-dependent oxidoreductase, which translates to MRAASYDTFGGPEVLTVGERPDPPVGPDSVLVRVRATSVNPVDWKVREGHLSGAFPHHLPIIPGWDVAGVVEAVGPAVRTGVRVGDEVWGYVRRDDVSQGTAAELVPAPERTVALKPPSMSFEEAAAVPLAGLTAHQALTELLEVGPGDRVLVHAASGGVGQLAVQIAVARGAEVVGTASPAHHDLVRELGATVVLDHHAGPVSEQLAAHGGPVDAVLDLVGGDALADAAAQVKDPARVVSIIDPGAVAEIGGRYLFVRPDRDGLDALAALVEQGRLRVTVARTFPLDEIADAHRLSEEGSPGGKIVVTV; encoded by the coding sequence ATGCGCGCAGCCAGCTACGACACCTTCGGCGGTCCCGAGGTGCTGACCGTGGGAGAGCGGCCCGACCCGCCCGTCGGGCCGGACTCCGTGCTCGTCCGGGTCCGGGCCACCAGCGTGAACCCCGTCGACTGGAAGGTGCGCGAGGGCCATCTGAGCGGCGCGTTCCCCCACCACCTGCCGATCATCCCCGGCTGGGACGTCGCCGGGGTCGTGGAGGCGGTCGGGCCGGCGGTGCGCACCGGCGTCCGGGTCGGGGACGAGGTCTGGGGCTACGTCCGCCGCGACGACGTCTCCCAGGGCACCGCCGCCGAGCTGGTCCCGGCTCCCGAGCGGACCGTCGCGCTCAAGCCGCCGTCGATGTCCTTCGAGGAGGCGGCCGCCGTCCCGCTCGCGGGCCTCACCGCCCACCAGGCGCTCACCGAGCTGCTCGAGGTCGGTCCCGGCGATCGCGTGCTGGTGCACGCCGCCTCCGGCGGGGTGGGGCAGCTCGCCGTGCAGATCGCCGTGGCCCGCGGTGCCGAGGTCGTCGGCACGGCCTCACCCGCCCACCACGACCTCGTGCGCGAGCTGGGCGCGACCGTCGTGCTCGACCACCACGCCGGTCCCGTCAGCGAGCAGCTCGCCGCCCACGGTGGCCCCGTCGACGCCGTGCTCGACCTGGTCGGCGGCGACGCCCTCGCGGACGCGGCGGCCCAGGTGAAGGACCCGGCCCGGGTGGTCAGCATCATCGACCCGGGCGCGGTGGCCGAGATCGGCGGCCGCTACCTCTTCGTGCGCCCCGACCGCGACGGTCTCGACGCGCTCGCCGCCCTCGTGGAGCAGGGACGGCTCCGGGTGACCGTGGCGCGCACGTTCCCGCTGGACGAGATCGCCGACGCGCACCGGCTCTCCGAGGAGGGGAGCCCCGGCGGCAAGATCGTCGTCACGGTGTGA
- a CDS encoding 5'-nucleotidase C-terminal domain-containing protein has product MRRSVIRPARLRRASTALLSVSLGVAGLAVAAGSAAAAPGDTQVAWLEVEDGQISGGPALNSGDHGNFSGSGSYTFRETGMTSTMTVTVPEAGTYPVWIRYAAGPLSAEENVTRSMGLVANGTRQVVPYPLTGSWEDWEFARADVALVQGTNTLAISCDRTQEMCRLNFDAIQVGGTAPDTCAPTPLATGAARLFDGTFASFDQWRKAGAGGFGHQTDCTIRGFRGPGTTWTRATTTQQQSGAYTLGLDWRRKDVDDASSVLVGSSTNTGVQPTGGYRVMIGATDTATIRSADGSVVQAADAAALAAATRPVTQWNRFSIQVTPARIRVLLNGTPVNAVDRTVAAGGFIGLENRSESAQVDFRDVQVQPGVALGPLAGPARRATRANGTTPNPGGESTLGNLVADAQRWATRASSGGTARISFTSPTALKADLVAGGTYPATTTYAQAAAAVADEPLVNMRLTGARIKTVLEQQWQLTAGGTVPSPAFLRLGASSGFTWTHDPTRPQGDRITGMWLDGVALNPTGNYSVTVGQSLAAGADNFRGFTAGLVPQVRQASTVSALAAYVADTSAAGPLAVPRTQRAIGVSVPGGAQASYAAGTTYAVDLSSWSYSAPTDPRDTAVDVTIGGRPAGSFPVDGTRTDNLLDGDGTVAVRATIPADLPTGPTTVRIVGTTTGTTVSLPVVVTAAPPVPTPTPTPAPTPTPTPTPTPTPAPAPVTQVKPTMTVKVRPGTVLAGRTRAKVVVRVAAAGTTPSGKVTLRVGSRKLTGRLRAGRVTFTLPVLEAAGTTRLRIAYAGDDRTLAAVRTVKVRVHRR; this is encoded by the coding sequence GTGCGTCGTTCCGTCATCCGTCCCGCCCGCCTGCGCCGTGCGTCCACGGCACTCCTGTCCGTGTCGCTCGGGGTCGCCGGACTGGCCGTCGCGGCGGGTTCGGCCGCCGCTGCGCCCGGCGACACCCAGGTCGCCTGGCTCGAGGTGGAGGACGGCCAGATCAGCGGTGGGCCGGCGCTCAACTCCGGCGACCACGGCAACTTCTCCGGCTCCGGGTCCTACACGTTCCGCGAGACCGGGATGACCTCCACCATGACGGTCACCGTGCCGGAGGCCGGCACCTACCCGGTGTGGATCCGGTACGCCGCCGGCCCGCTGAGCGCGGAGGAGAACGTCACCCGCTCCATGGGCCTGGTCGCCAACGGCACCCGGCAGGTCGTGCCCTACCCCCTGACCGGGAGCTGGGAGGACTGGGAGTTCGCCCGCGCCGACGTCGCCCTCGTGCAGGGGACCAACACCCTCGCCATCAGCTGCGACCGGACACAGGAGATGTGCCGGCTCAACTTCGACGCGATCCAGGTCGGCGGCACGGCACCCGACACCTGCGCCCCCACCCCGCTCGCCACCGGCGCGGCGCGGCTCTTCGACGGCACCTTCGCCTCCTTCGACCAGTGGCGCAAGGCCGGAGCCGGCGGCTTCGGGCACCAGACCGACTGCACCATCCGCGGGTTCCGCGGTCCGGGCACCACCTGGACCAGAGCCACGACCACCCAGCAGCAGTCCGGTGCCTACACCCTCGGGCTGGACTGGAGGCGGAAGGACGTCGACGACGCCTCGAGCGTGCTCGTCGGCTCGAGCACCAACACCGGTGTCCAGCCCACCGGCGGCTACCGCGTGATGATCGGCGCCACCGACACCGCCACGATCCGGTCCGCGGACGGGAGCGTGGTCCAGGCCGCGGACGCCGCCGCGCTCGCGGCCGCGACCAGGCCCGTCACGCAGTGGAACCGGTTCTCGATCCAGGTCACCCCCGCCCGGATCCGCGTCCTCCTCAACGGCACCCCCGTCAACGCCGTGGACAGGACCGTCGCCGCAGGCGGCTTCATCGGCCTCGAGAACCGCAGCGAGTCCGCGCAGGTCGACTTCCGTGACGTCCAGGTGCAGCCGGGCGTCGCCCTCGGACCGCTCGCCGGGCCCGCCCGCAGGGCCACCCGGGCCAACGGCACGACCCCCAACCCCGGCGGCGAGTCGACCCTCGGCAACCTCGTCGCGGACGCCCAGCGGTGGGCGACCCGCGCCAGCAGCGGGGGCACGGCGCGGATCTCCTTCACCAGTCCCACGGCGCTGAAGGCCGACCTCGTCGCCGGCGGCACCTACCCGGCCACCACGACGTACGCCCAGGCGGCCGCCGCCGTCGCCGACGAGCCGCTGGTCAACATGCGCCTCACCGGGGCGCGGATCAAGACCGTGCTGGAGCAGCAGTGGCAGCTCACGGCCGGCGGCACGGTGCCGAGCCCGGCGTTCCTGCGCCTCGGGGCCTCGTCCGGATTCACCTGGACCCACGACCCCACCCGCCCTCAGGGCGACCGGATCACCGGCATGTGGCTGGACGGAGTCGCGCTCAACCCGACCGGCAACTACTCGGTCACGGTCGGCCAGTCGCTCGCGGCCGGAGCCGACAACTTCCGCGGGTTCACCGCCGGGCTCGTCCCCCAGGTCCGCCAGGCGAGCACGGTGTCGGCCCTCGCGGCCTACGTCGCCGACACCTCCGCCGCCGGCCCGCTCGCCGTGCCGCGGACCCAGCGGGCGATCGGGGTCAGCGTCCCCGGTGGGGCGCAGGCGTCGTACGCCGCCGGCACGACGTACGCCGTCGACCTCAGCTCGTGGTCCTACTCCGCTCCGACGGACCCCCGCGACACCGCCGTCGACGTGACGATCGGGGGCCGGCCCGCCGGGTCGTTCCCGGTGGACGGCACCCGCACCGACAACCTCCTCGACGGGGACGGCACCGTCGCGGTGCGGGCCACGATCCCGGCCGACCTGCCCACCGGTCCCACCACGGTGCGGATCGTCGGCACCACCACCGGGACCACGGTGTCCCTGCCGGTCGTCGTGACCGCCGCCCCGCCCGTCCCGACCCCCACGCCCACTCCCGCGCCCACGCCGACCCCCACGCCGACCCCCACGCCGACGCCCGCTCCGGCACCGGTCACCCAGGTGAAGCCGACCATGACCGTGAAGGTCAGGCCCGGCACGGTGCTGGCGGGGAGGACGCGAGCGAAGGTGGTGGTCCGCGTGGCTGCCGCCGGGACGACCCCGTCGGGCAAGGTCACGCTGCGGGTCGGGTCGAGGAAGCTCACCGGCCGGCTCCGCGCCGGCCGGGTGACCTTCACCCTGCCGGTCCTCGAGGCGGCAGGCACGACGAGGCTGAGGATCGCCTACGCCGGTGACGACCGCACGCTGGCGGCCGTTCGCACGGTCAAGGTGAGGGTGCACCGGCGCTGA
- a CDS encoding BLUF domain-containing protein, with product MDSDDPTLLTITYTSSAMQLMSVAELVDLIEQIRPKNERLGVTGLLLYSGGTVIQTLEGPEDVIDGLIDVITADARHTDVRVVDRRHVVQRAFATWSMGFRNVTAREIADLQDFGDFARQSVGDDLSSHAVAAFGLLDTFRVNAV from the coding sequence ATGGACAGTGACGACCCGACCCTGCTCACCATCACCTACACCAGCTCCGCGATGCAGCTGATGTCGGTCGCCGAGCTGGTCGACCTCATCGAGCAGATCCGCCCGAAGAACGAGCGGCTCGGTGTGACCGGCCTGCTCCTCTACAGCGGCGGCACCGTCATCCAGACCCTCGAGGGGCCCGAGGACGTCATCGACGGGCTGATCGACGTGATCACCGCCGACGCCCGCCACACCGACGTGCGCGTGGTGGACCGCAGGCACGTCGTCCAACGGGCGTTCGCGACCTGGTCGATGGGCTTCCGCAACGTCACCGCCCGCGAGATCGCCGACCTGCAGGACTTCGGAGACTTCGCCCGGCAGTCGGTCGGCGACGACCTCAGCTCGCACGCCGTCGCCGCCTTCGGGCTCCTCGACACGTTCCGCGTCAACGCCGTGTGA